A window from Drosophila nasuta strain 15112-1781.00 chromosome 3, ASM2355853v1, whole genome shotgun sequence encodes these proteins:
- the LOC132788210 gene encoding uncharacterized protein LOC132788210, with product MSPKDLFLMHAQQSTTRKRATRKPSSVRTTTTTTTTTTTPAPETTTEAAAVKTTAKPKGKSKAKPKPKGRAKPKPKARQTKDQGKDAVEQGKQNKDQTKNDKTQNCNKPNQKGNRKARAECKHGHQNSTTPIMDTSGNEQVTATTPTATTAANPAAASASPVTADAVKTLTTAAFVPERSDESNMEMAANKPIPIATLVDNPAATVTLLDNGTFKEVRTKADLIALDSINGTNDDGYVQPK from the coding sequence ATGTCGCCAAAGGATCTGTTTTTAATGCACGCTCAGCAATCGACAACTAGAAAACGAGCAACTCGTAAACCAAGTTCTGTTcgaacaacaactacaactacaacaacaaccacgactCCCGCACctgaaacaacaactgaaGCAGCAGCCGTTAAAACCACAGCTAAGCCCAAAGGCAAGTCTAAGGCCAAGCCCAAGCCTAAAGGTCGCGCTAAGCCAAAGCCCAAGGCCAGGCAGACCAAGGATCAAGGCAAAGACGCTGTGGAACAGGGCAAGCAGAATAAAGACCAGACCAAAAACGATAAGACTCAGAACTGCAATAAGCCAAATCAAAAGGGAAATCGCAAAGCACGTGCCGAATGCAAACATGGTCATCAAAACAGCACAACTCCAATCATGGATACGTCTGGCAATGAGCAAGTTACTGCAActacaccaacagcaacaactgctgcgAATCCTGcagctgcttcagcttctcCAGTTACTGCAGACGCTGTCAAAACATTGACCACAGCTGCGTTTGTCCCGGAGAGAAGCGATGAGTCCAACATGGAAATGGCTGCCAATAAGCCAATCCCAATCGCTACACTCGTTGATAATCCAGCTGCAACTGTCACACTGCTCGATAATGGCACTTTTAAGGAGGTTCGAACCAAGGCTGATCTCATTGCGCTTGACAGCATTAATGGCACCAATGATGATGGCTATGTTCAGCCCAAATAA